GATCGTGTCGGAGCATGGCGGTTGAGCACGCGGCGCGCGTCGCGCGCATCGTCGAGCACGCGCCCGACACGCGCTCGCTCTTCCTGCGCGGGCCGCGGATCGCGTTCCGGCCGGGGCAGTTCATCTCGTGCCTCCTGCCGGTGGGCGGCGAGACGCTCATCCGGCCGTACTCGATCGCCTCGAGCCCCGAGGAGGACGACCTCGAGATCTGCCTCAACCTCGTGCCGGGCGGGCTCGGCTCACCCTATCTGCTCGGGCTGCCCGCGGGCGCCGAGGTGCGCTTCACCGGGCCGTGGGGGACGTTCGTCCTCGACCGCGCGCCGGAGGCGGAGGCGATCTTCGTCGCCGACGGGACCGCGATCGCGCCGATCCGGCCGATGCTGCGCCGGGCGGTGGCGACCGCGACGCGGCATCCGCTGCACCTCCTCTATGGCGCCGCGGGCCCGGAGCGGCTGCTCTACCGCGCCGAGCTGGAGGCCATGGCCCGGGAGCACACGGGCTTCCGCTTCGAGCACGTGCCGAGCGCGCGGCTGCGCGACGAGATCGCGCGCCGCTGGGTCGACGGCGACGCCGACCGCGGC
The DNA window shown above is from Deltaproteobacteria bacterium and carries:
- a CDS encoding FAD-dependent oxidoreductase, with translation MAVEHAARVARIVEHAPDTRSLFLRGPRIAFRPGQFISCLLPVGGETLIRPYSIASSPEEDDLEICLNLVPGGLGSPYLLGLPAGAEVRFTGPWGTFVLDRAPEAEAIFVADGTAIAPIRPMLRRAVATATRHPLHLLYGAAGPERLLYRAELEAMAREHTGFRFEHVPSARLRDEIARRWVDGDADRGRRFFICGVGAIVPALRDLLRGAGYERRAVQYEKW